A window from Listeria seeligeri serovar 1/2b str. SLCC3954 encodes these proteins:
- the polA gene encoding DNA polymerase I, producing the protein MNKLVLIDGNSIANRAFYALPLLNNDKGVYTNAVYGFAMMLMNVLEKEKPSHVLVAFDAGKTTFRHATFKGYKGGRQKTPSELSEQFPFIRELLAAYDIPQYELANYEADDIIGTLTKKAEADGLEVAIITGDRDLTQLASDKTTVYITKKGIADMETNTPETLKEKYNLTPAQIIDMKGLMGDSSDNIPGIPGVGEKTALKLLHEFGGSVESVLEHADEISGKKLKEKVLENKELAILSKELATINVESPIECTIESTKYDGYQTEKVIPLLKEMQFTTLLKNIEGDTPEEAKELKELTFDVLTELTEKHFSGKTALYVELENENYHTGNFIGLTIHSDKGTYFFTKETAENSPAFKEWIESDASKVVYDAKKTMVAMHRLGYAVSGITFDIMLASYLLNPSDSIADFTSVAIRHDYTEVETDEAVYGKGAKRSTPEERVVAPHLARKAVAIAVLEKRLLDDLEKNEQLALMEDLELPLTFVLAQMEMQGVSVDTKRLEDMKVELAGRLKTLEESIHSLAGEEFNINSPKQLGVILFEKLGLPAVKKTKTGYSTAADVLESLSGKHAIIDEILLYRQLGKIQSTYIEGLLKVTDKETHKVHTRFNQTLTQTGRLSSVDPNLQNIPIRLEEGRKIRQVFVPSQPGWKIFSADYSQVELRVLAHISEDENLIYAFKHDYDIHTKTAMDVFHVEKEEVDSLMRRQAKAVNFGIVYGISDYGLSQNLGITRKDAKDFIDRYFVSYPAVKEYMQDIVRFAKEKGYVETILHRRRYIPEIVSRNFNVRGFAERTAMNTPIQGSAADIIKKAMILMSDRLKSEKLEAKLLLQVHDELIFEAPEAEIAKLEEIVPDVMENAVELSVPLKVDSAFGDTWYDAK; encoded by the coding sequence GTGAATAAATTAGTATTGATTGATGGAAATAGTATTGCGAATCGCGCTTTTTATGCGTTACCGCTTTTAAATAATGACAAAGGTGTTTATACAAATGCGGTGTACGGATTTGCCATGATGCTAATGAATGTGTTAGAAAAAGAAAAACCAAGCCATGTGTTAGTTGCGTTTGATGCTGGAAAAACAACTTTTCGTCACGCAACTTTCAAAGGCTACAAAGGCGGACGTCAAAAAACACCGAGTGAACTTTCGGAACAATTTCCGTTTATTCGTGAACTTTTAGCTGCCTATGATATTCCACAATACGAATTAGCGAACTATGAAGCCGATGATATTATCGGAACTTTAACGAAAAAAGCAGAAGCGGATGGTTTGGAAGTGGCTATAATTACCGGAGATCGTGACTTAACGCAACTTGCTTCCGATAAAACAACTGTCTACATTACGAAAAAAGGTATTGCCGATATGGAAACTAATACACCAGAAACGTTAAAAGAAAAATATAATTTAACTCCAGCGCAAATCATTGATATGAAAGGGTTGATGGGCGATTCATCAGATAATATTCCTGGTATTCCAGGTGTCGGCGAAAAAACTGCTTTAAAACTTTTACATGAATTTGGTGGAAGTGTAGAAAGTGTGTTAGAGCATGCGGACGAAATCTCTGGGAAAAAATTAAAAGAAAAAGTCCTGGAAAACAAAGAACTAGCTATTTTAAGTAAAGAATTAGCAACCATCAACGTTGAGTCACCAATCGAATGTACGATTGAAAGTACTAAATACGACGGATACCAAACAGAAAAAGTAATTCCGCTGCTGAAAGAAATGCAATTTACCACTTTATTAAAAAATATCGAGGGCGATACTCCGGAAGAAGCAAAAGAGCTAAAAGAGCTGACTTTTGACGTTTTAACAGAGCTGACAGAAAAACATTTTAGTGGCAAAACAGCGCTTTATGTGGAACTAGAAAATGAAAATTACCATACGGGAAACTTTATTGGACTCACCATTCATTCGGATAAAGGAACTTATTTTTTCACCAAAGAAACTGCCGAAAACAGTCCTGCCTTTAAAGAATGGATAGAAAGTGATGCTTCGAAAGTGGTTTATGATGCGAAAAAAACAATGGTAGCTATGCATCGCTTAGGATACGCGGTTTCTGGCATTACTTTTGATATTATGCTTGCGTCCTACTTATTGAATCCATCTGACTCGATTGCTGACTTTACAAGTGTAGCTATTCGTCATGACTACACAGAGGTGGAAACAGACGAAGCAGTATATGGAAAAGGAGCGAAACGTAGTACTCCAGAAGAAAGGGTTGTCGCACCGCACCTTGCAAGAAAAGCTGTCGCAATAGCAGTTTTAGAAAAAAGACTTTTAGATGACCTCGAAAAAAATGAACAGTTAGCTTTAATGGAAGACCTAGAACTACCTTTAACTTTCGTGCTTGCTCAAATGGAAATGCAAGGTGTAAGTGTTGATACTAAGCGCTTAGAAGATATGAAAGTAGAACTAGCGGGACGTCTGAAAACACTGGAAGAATCCATTCATTCGCTTGCCGGAGAAGAATTCAATATTAATTCACCTAAACAATTAGGCGTCATTTTATTTGAAAAGCTAGGACTTCCTGCTGTGAAGAAAACAAAAACTGGCTATTCAACTGCCGCTGATGTTCTAGAGAGTTTATCTGGGAAGCATGCTATTATTGATGAGATATTGCTATACCGTCAACTTGGAAAAATCCAGTCCACCTATATTGAAGGGCTTCTAAAAGTAACGGATAAAGAGACACACAAAGTGCATACACGTTTTAATCAAACATTGACGCAAACGGGTCGTCTTAGCTCCGTTGATCCTAATTTACAAAATATTCCTATCCGCTTAGAAGAAGGACGGAAAATTAGACAAGTTTTTGTTCCAAGCCAGCCAGGATGGAAAATATTTTCAGCTGATTATTCGCAAGTAGAGTTACGCGTGTTGGCACATATTTCAGAAGATGAGAATTTGATTTATGCTTTTAAACACGACTACGATATTCACACGAAGACTGCAATGGACGTATTTCATGTGGAAAAAGAAGAAGTCGATTCTTTAATGAGACGTCAAGCAAAAGCAGTTAATTTTGGTATTGTATATGGTATCAGCGATTATGGACTTTCCCAAAACCTTGGTATTACTAGAAAAGATGCAAAAGACTTTATTGATCGGTATTTTGTGAGTTATCCAGCCGTAAAAGAATACATGCAAGATATAGTTCGTTTTGCGAAAGAAAAAGGGTACGTGGAAACTATTTTACATCGTCGTCGTTATATCCCTGAAATCGTCAGCCGTAACTTTAATGTTCGTGGATTTGCTGAAAGAACGGCAATGAACACGCCAATACAAGGAAGTGCTGCGGATATTATCAAAAAAGCGATGATATTAATGAGTGACCGCCTAAAATCCGAAAAATTAGAAGCCAAATTATTACTTCAAGTACACGATGAACTTATTTTTGAAGCGCCAGAAGCAGAGATTGCCAAGCTGGAAGAAATCGTACCAGATGTGATGGAAAATGCTGTAGAGCTATCTGTACCACTTAAAGTCGATAGTGCTTTCGGAGACACTTGGTACGATGCGAAATAA
- the icd gene encoding NADP-dependent isocitrate dehydrogenase — MSQKIQVENGVLKTPNNPVIPFIEGDGTGPDIWAAAKRVLDAAVKKAYNGEKEIAWKEVLAGEKAFKQTGEWLPQATLDTIDEYLIAIKGPLTTPIGGGIRSLNVALRQELDLYVCLRPVRYFKGVPSPVKRPEDTDMVIFRENTEDIYAGIEFKEGSEESKKLIAYLKSEFGVDKIRFPETSGIGIKPISKEGTERLVRSAVEYAIKEGRKSLTLVHKGNIMKFTEGAFKTWGYDLCEREYADKVFTWNEYDRIKEVEGTEAADAKQKEALASGKILVKDSIADIFLQQILTRPAEFDVVATMNLNGDYISDALAAQVGGIGIAPGANINYLTGHAIFEATHGTAPKYAGLDKVNPSSVILSGTLLLEHIGWSEAAELINLSMEKTIAAKTVTYDFARLMDGATEVKCSEFADELIKNF, encoded by the coding sequence ATGAGTCAAAAAATTCAAGTAGAAAATGGTGTATTAAAAACACCAAACAACCCAGTCATTCCTTTTATTGAAGGGGACGGAACTGGTCCAGATATTTGGGCAGCAGCTAAACGTGTGTTAGATGCCGCAGTAAAAAAAGCTTATAATGGCGAAAAAGAAATCGCTTGGAAAGAAGTATTAGCCGGCGAAAAAGCTTTTAAACAAACTGGCGAATGGTTGCCACAAGCGACACTAGACACAATTGATGAATATTTGATTGCTATTAAAGGACCACTTACTACACCGATTGGCGGCGGAATTCGTTCCCTAAATGTGGCTCTTCGTCAAGAGTTAGATTTATATGTATGCTTACGTCCAGTTCGTTATTTCAAAGGGGTTCCATCTCCTGTGAAGCGTCCAGAAGATACTGATATGGTTATTTTTCGTGAAAATACAGAAGATATCTACGCAGGAATCGAGTTTAAAGAGGGCAGCGAAGAGTCGAAAAAATTAATTGCCTACTTAAAATCTGAATTTGGAGTAGATAAAATTCGTTTTCCAGAAACTTCTGGAATAGGTATCAAACCAATTTCTAAAGAAGGAACAGAGCGCCTAGTTCGTTCCGCAGTAGAATACGCAATTAAAGAAGGTCGTAAATCATTAACTTTAGTTCATAAAGGTAACATCATGAAATTCACAGAAGGTGCGTTTAAAACTTGGGGCTATGATTTATGTGAACGTGAATACGCGGATAAAGTGTTTACTTGGAATGAATATGACCGTATTAAAGAAGTGGAAGGAACAGAAGCAGCTGATGCGAAACAAAAAGAAGCACTTGCATCTGGGAAAATTTTAGTAAAAGATTCGATTGCGGATATTTTCTTACAACAAATTTTGACTAGACCTGCTGAATTTGATGTCGTTGCTACGATGAACTTAAACGGTGATTACATTTCTGATGCGCTTGCTGCTCAAGTAGGTGGAATTGGTATTGCGCCCGGAGCGAATATTAATTACTTAACTGGTCACGCTATTTTTGAAGCAACTCATGGTACTGCGCCAAAATATGCAGGACTGGACAAAGTGAATCCTTCTTCCGTTATTTTATCGGGAACACTACTTCTTGAACATATCGGCTGGAGTGAGGCTGCTGAATTAATCAACCTCTCGATGGAGAAAACAATCGCAGCAAAAACTGTAACTTATGATTTCGCTCGATTAATGGATGGCGCTACTGAAGTGAAATGTTCGGAATTTGCGGATGAATTAATAAAAAATTTCTGA
- the citZ gene encoding citrate synthase — translation MPLSKGLENVYVAETSISSIIDDMLTYVGYGIDDLMENNASFEEVIYLLWHLRLPNKEEFKKFKLEIQENMAVSETIISSLRMQNHQKLHPMSVLRTTVSMLGVFDTEAELDDGEAVYRKGLRLQAKMPTIVAAFSRIRRGLDPIPPRDDLNMAANFLYMITGEEADDLSVEAMNKALVLHADHEFNASTFTARVCVATLSDVYSGVTAAIGALKGPLHGGANERVFDMLEEIDEAGDVRNYIQEKIDTKQKIMGFGHRVYRGGDPRAGHLREMSRKLTAEKGEEKWFDISLQVEEAVWELKHLKPNVDFYSASVYHALGIDRDLFTLVFSVSRVSGWLAHIFEQYRDNRLIRPRAIYVGPENRSYLPVEERI, via the coding sequence ATGCCACTATCTAAAGGTTTAGAAAATGTATATGTTGCTGAAACTTCTATTAGTTCGATTATTGATGACATGTTAACTTATGTAGGGTATGGGATTGACGATTTAATGGAAAATAATGCTTCTTTTGAAGAAGTGATTTACTTACTTTGGCACTTACGCTTACCCAATAAAGAGGAATTTAAAAAGTTCAAATTAGAAATTCAAGAAAATATGGCTGTATCGGAAACGATAATTTCTAGTTTGAGAATGCAAAATCATCAAAAATTACATCCAATGAGTGTTTTAAGAACGACGGTTTCGATGTTAGGCGTATTTGATACGGAAGCGGAACTAGATGACGGAGAGGCAGTTTATCGAAAAGGACTGCGCCTTCAAGCCAAAATGCCGACAATTGTAGCAGCTTTTTCTAGAATACGTCGTGGACTTGATCCAATTCCTCCTAGAGACGATTTAAATATGGCGGCAAATTTTCTGTACATGATTACAGGAGAAGAAGCAGACGATTTGTCTGTGGAAGCGATGAATAAAGCGCTTGTATTACATGCTGACCATGAATTTAATGCTTCTACTTTTACTGCACGAGTTTGTGTGGCAACGCTCTCAGATGTGTATTCTGGTGTAACAGCAGCAATTGGTGCACTTAAAGGACCGCTTCATGGAGGCGCCAATGAACGTGTATTCGATATGTTAGAAGAAATTGATGAAGCTGGCGATGTTCGCAATTATATTCAAGAAAAAATTGATACAAAACAAAAAATCATGGGATTCGGACACCGGGTTTATCGTGGCGGGGATCCTCGTGCAGGGCATTTGCGTGAAATGTCTCGGAAATTGACTGCTGAAAAAGGCGAAGAAAAATGGTTTGATATTTCTCTTCAAGTGGAAGAAGCTGTTTGGGAATTAAAACATTTAAAACCAAATGTTGATTTTTATTCCGCTTCGGTTTATCACGCTCTTGGAATTGACCGCGATTTATTTACGCTCGTTTTCTCAGTTAGCCGTGTATCTGGTTGGTTAGCGCACATTTTTGAACAATATCGTGATAATCGTCTTATTCGCCCACGTGCAATTTATGTTGGGCCTGAAAATAGAAGTTATTTACCTGTAGAAGAACGAATTTAA
- a CDS encoding DUF441 domain-containing protein, translated as MFTESMLFLLLFLLLGLIAKNNSLIIAVAVVILLKLFHVDGKVMEVIQAKGINWGVTIITIAILIPIATGQIGFKDLIDSFKSAAGWIGLGAGIAVSILAKKGVGYMAVDPQVTVSLVFGTILAVVLFRGIAAGPVIAAGIAYIAMQMVAFIK; from the coding sequence ATGTTTACGGAAAGCATGTTGTTTTTACTTCTTTTTTTACTTCTTGGACTGATAGCAAAAAATAATTCACTTATAATTGCAGTCGCTGTTGTCATTTTATTGAAACTTTTCCACGTGGATGGCAAAGTGATGGAAGTGATTCAAGCTAAAGGTATCAACTGGGGAGTAACGATTATTACAATTGCTATTTTAATCCCAATTGCAACTGGACAAATTGGCTTTAAAGATTTAATTGATTCTTTTAAATCTGCTGCTGGTTGGATTGGTCTTGGGGCTGGAATTGCAGTTTCTATTTTAGCGAAAAAAGGCGTTGGCTATATGGCCGTTGATCCACAAGTAACTGTCTCGCTCGTATTTGGTACGATTTTAGCAGTAGTTCTTTTCAGAGGAATTGCAGCCGGACCAGTCATTGCAGCCGGTATTGCTTACATAGCGATGCAGATGGTTGCATTCATAAAATAA
- a CDS encoding FxsA family protein has product MRKFILYWALYGLIELILYVWLFQAIGFWPLFVVQVASTAFGIFIIKRLGGNLFRNLRDGRTVAPYLLDSICFFIAGFLLIIPGVITTILGLLIFIPFSRKLLKPKVTKWLGNQKKHTQYYYFDM; this is encoded by the coding sequence ATGAGAAAATTTATCCTTTATTGGGCTTTGTATGGCTTAATAGAATTAATTCTGTATGTGTGGTTGTTCCAAGCAATTGGTTTTTGGCCACTTTTTGTTGTTCAAGTTGCTTCCACCGCTTTTGGTATATTTATTATCAAGCGTCTCGGTGGCAATTTATTCCGGAACTTGCGTGATGGACGCACTGTAGCACCGTATTTATTAGATAGTATTTGTTTTTTTATTGCTGGTTTTTTATTAATTATTCCAGGAGTTATTACAACGATTCTCGGGCTGCTTATATTTATCCCGTTTTCTCGCAAATTATTAAAGCCAAAAGTAACCAAATGGCTTGGAAATCAAAAGAAACACACGCAATATTATTATTTTGATATGTAA
- the pyk gene encoding pyruvate kinase — MKKTKIVCTIGPASESIDTLVQLIEAGMNVARLNFSHGDFEEHGARIVNIREASKITGKQVAILLDTKGPEIRTNDMVGGKLEFQTGDVVRVAMTPVEGTKEKFSVTYGELFDDVEIGSSILLDDGLIGLEVIEKDEANRELVTKVLNSGVLKNKKGVNVPNVSINLPGITEKDAADIRFGLEQGIDFIAASFVRRATDVLEITKILEEHNATHVQIIPKIENQEGVDNIDEILQVSQGLMVARGDLGVEIPAEEVPIVQKELIRKCNKLGKPVITATQMLDSMQRNPRPTRAEASDVANAIFDGTDAIMLSGETAAGDYPVEAVKMMAKIAIRTEEVLVAQDKFALKLHENTDMTEAIGQAVGHTAKNLNVQTIVAATQSGHTARMISKYRPKSHIVAVTFNEHVYRGLALSWGVYPRLATPVSNTDEMFDLAVKESLASGVAKQGDLIIITAGVPVTESGTTNVMKIQLIGEKVVKGQGIGSKSVIGKAIVAKSNAEALQKAEEGGILIVKTTDKEILPAFEKSAAVVVEEGGLTSHAAVVGINLGIPVIVGAKDATSLVNDGEIITVDSRQGVVYNGKTATH; from the coding sequence ATGAAAAAAACGAAAATTGTTTGTACAATTGGTCCTGCAAGTGAGTCAATTGACACGTTAGTTCAGTTAATCGAAGCAGGAATGAATGTAGCACGTCTTAATTTCTCTCATGGAGATTTTGAAGAGCACGGTGCGCGTATTGTCAATATCCGTGAAGCATCGAAAATTACTGGCAAACAAGTAGCAATCTTACTTGATACAAAAGGTCCAGAAATCCGTACAAACGACATGGTTGGCGGGAAATTAGAATTTCAAACAGGTGACGTAGTACGTGTTGCAATGACTCCTGTTGAAGGAACAAAAGAAAAATTCTCAGTAACTTACGGAGAACTTTTTGACGATGTAGAAATTGGTTCTTCTATTTTACTTGATGACGGTTTAATCGGTCTTGAAGTAATCGAAAAAGACGAAGCTAATCGCGAACTAGTTACAAAAGTACTTAACTCAGGTGTACTTAAAAATAAAAAAGGCGTTAACGTACCAAATGTTTCTATCAACTTACCAGGAATCACAGAAAAAGACGCTGCTGATATCCGTTTCGGTTTAGAACAAGGTATTGATTTTATTGCTGCATCTTTCGTACGTCGTGCAACAGATGTACTTGAAATCACTAAAATTTTAGAAGAGCATAATGCAACTCATGTTCAAATTATTCCTAAAATCGAAAACCAAGAAGGCGTTGACAACATCGACGAAATCTTGCAAGTATCTCAAGGCCTAATGGTTGCTCGTGGTGACCTTGGTGTTGAAATTCCGGCTGAAGAAGTTCCAATCGTACAAAAAGAACTTATCAGAAAATGTAACAAACTTGGAAAACCTGTTATCACTGCAACACAAATGCTTGATTCCATGCAACGTAACCCACGTCCAACTCGCGCTGAAGCAAGTGACGTAGCGAATGCGATTTTTGATGGAACAGATGCAATCATGTTATCAGGTGAAACAGCTGCCGGAGACTATCCAGTAGAAGCAGTTAAAATGATGGCGAAAATCGCTATTCGTACAGAAGAAGTATTAGTAGCTCAAGATAAATTTGCGCTTAAACTTCACGAAAATACGGATATGACAGAAGCTATTGGCCAAGCTGTTGGACATACTGCGAAAAACTTAAACGTCCAAACAATCGTTGCTGCGACTCAAAGTGGTCACACAGCACGGATGATTTCTAAATATCGTCCAAAATCTCATATCGTTGCTGTAACATTCAACGAACACGTATACCGTGGTTTAGCACTTTCATGGGGTGTTTATCCTCGCTTAGCTACTCCAGTTAGCAATACAGATGAAATGTTCGACCTAGCAGTAAAAGAATCACTTGCTTCTGGTGTTGCGAAACAAGGCGATCTAATCATCATTACAGCTGGTGTTCCAGTTACTGAAAGTGGAACAACTAACGTAATGAAAATCCAATTAATTGGTGAAAAAGTAGTTAAAGGTCAAGGAATCGGAAGCAAATCTGTTATTGGTAAAGCAATCGTTGCAAAATCCAATGCAGAAGCACTTCAAAAAGCAGAAGAAGGCGGAATCTTAATCGTTAAAACAACAGATAAAGAAATCCTTCCTGCATTTGAAAAAAGTGCGGCAGTTGTTGTGGAAGAAGGCGGTTTAACTAGCCACGCAGCAGTTGTTGGAATCAACCTTGGAATTCCTGTAATCGTTGGCGCTAAAGACGCAACTTCTCTTGTAAATGACGGTGAAATTATCACTGTTGATTCTCGTCAAGGTGTTGTATACAACGGCAAAACAGCGACTCACTAA
- the pfkA gene encoding 6-phosphofructokinase has translation MKRIAILTSGGDAPGMNAATRAVVRKAIYEGLEVYGINYGFLGLVNGDIHKLELGSVGDLLHRGGTFLYSARYPEFATEEGQLKGIEQLKKHQIDGLVVIGGDGSYHGAEALTNRGFPTIGVPGTIDNDISGTDFTIGFDTALNTVLDALDKIRDTATSHERTFIIEVMGRDAGDIALWSGLAGGAEAIIVPEESFNMDDVVDRLNKGRERGKKHSIIVVAEGVMSGNEFAKQLAEYGDYHARVTVLGHVQRGGSPTAFDRVLASRLGARAVELLLENRGGLAVGIRENRIVENNIGEILKEKHTLDQKLFDLASILSI, from the coding sequence ATGAAACGAATTGCAATTTTAACAAGTGGAGGAGACGCTCCAGGTATGAATGCAGCCACTCGTGCTGTTGTACGTAAAGCAATCTATGAAGGACTTGAGGTTTATGGTATTAACTATGGCTTTTTAGGATTAGTCAATGGGGATATCCATAAATTAGAATTAGGTTCTGTTGGTGATTTACTTCATCGCGGTGGAACATTCCTATATTCAGCAAGATACCCTGAATTTGCTACAGAAGAAGGACAACTTAAAGGAATTGAACAACTGAAGAAACATCAAATTGATGGTTTAGTTGTTATCGGTGGAGACGGATCTTACCACGGAGCAGAAGCGCTTACAAATCGTGGGTTCCCAACTATTGGTGTCCCAGGAACTATTGATAATGATATTTCTGGTACTGATTTTACAATTGGTTTTGATACTGCACTTAACACAGTTCTTGATGCATTAGATAAAATCCGTGATACTGCTACAAGTCATGAACGTACTTTTATTATTGAAGTAATGGGTCGTGATGCTGGCGATATCGCACTTTGGTCTGGTCTTGCTGGTGGCGCTGAAGCTATTATCGTTCCAGAAGAAAGCTTTAATATGGATGATGTCGTGGATCGCTTGAACAAAGGTCGCGAACGTGGTAAAAAACATAGTATTATCGTAGTTGCAGAAGGAGTTATGTCTGGTAACGAGTTTGCCAAACAATTAGCTGAATATGGTGATTATCATGCGCGTGTAACTGTTCTAGGACATGTTCAACGTGGAGGAAGCCCAACTGCATTTGACCGTGTGCTTGCAAGTCGTCTTGGAGCGCGCGCAGTAGAATTATTGTTAGAAAACCGCGGAGGATTAGCTGTAGGAATCCGTGAAAATAGAATTGTCGAAAATAATATTGGTGAAATTTTGAAAGAAAAACACACACTTGATCAAAAACTCTTTGATCTTGCATCTATTTTGTCGATTTAA
- a CDS encoding acetyl-CoA carboxylase carboxyltransferase subunit alpha, producing MPSEMEFEKPILELKSKIADLNEYNETSDVDLSNEIEKLEKRLAKLEASIYSNMTAWDKFQVARHPERPTTLDYIPLLFEDFMELHGDRAFGDDAAIVGGIATFKGTPVTVIGHQRGKDTKDNLHRNFGMPHPEGFRKALRLMKQADKFGRPIICFIDTKGAYPGRAAEERGQSEAIARNLYEMSDMKVPIISIVIGEGGSGGALALGVGNQIFMLENAVFSVISPEGAAAILWKDASQAKKAAESMRITAGDLYELQITDGIIPEVKGGAHRDLVAQAEEINKTITKSLHALMAFSEEQLMEQRYEKFKKIGVYETL from the coding sequence ATGCCGAGTGAAATGGAATTTGAAAAGCCAATTTTAGAATTAAAAAGTAAAATTGCTGACTTAAATGAGTATAATGAAACGTCCGATGTAGACTTATCTAATGAAATCGAAAAGTTGGAAAAACGTCTCGCTAAATTAGAAGCAAGCATTTATAGTAATATGACTGCTTGGGATAAGTTTCAAGTAGCTCGCCATCCAGAACGTCCAACGACACTGGATTATATTCCACTTTTATTTGAAGATTTTATGGAGCTTCATGGTGATCGAGCCTTTGGTGATGATGCTGCTATTGTCGGTGGTATCGCAACGTTTAAAGGTACTCCAGTGACTGTTATCGGGCATCAACGCGGGAAAGATACGAAAGATAATTTGCATCGTAATTTCGGCATGCCCCATCCAGAAGGTTTCCGCAAAGCACTGCGCTTAATGAAACAAGCAGATAAATTTGGTCGACCAATTATTTGTTTTATTGATACAAAAGGCGCTTACCCTGGTCGTGCCGCAGAAGAACGTGGGCAAAGTGAAGCAATTGCTAGAAACCTTTACGAAATGAGCGATATGAAAGTACCAATTATTTCGATTGTTATTGGTGAAGGTGGCAGTGGTGGAGCTCTTGCATTAGGTGTTGGAAATCAGATTTTCATGCTGGAAAATGCTGTTTTCTCGGTTATTTCACCAGAAGGAGCAGCGGCGATTCTGTGGAAAGATGCAAGTCAAGCTAAAAAAGCAGCAGAATCAATGCGTATTACAGCAGGCGATTTGTATGAACTCCAAATCACGGATGGCATCATTCCAGAAGTGAAAGGTGGAGCACACCGCGATTTAGTAGCTCAAGCCGAAGAAATCAATAAAACAATTACCAAGTCACTCCATGCTTTAATGGCGTTCTCTGAAGAACAACTTATGGAGCAAAGGTATGAAAAATTCAAGAAAATTGGCGTATATGAAACTTTATAA
- the accD gene encoding acetyl-CoA carboxylase, carboxyltransferase subunit beta, producing the protein MLGDLFTKPKKRKYATIPSDGTKADVPEGIMTKCPECKKIMYTKELQKNLMVCSYCGFHHPVGAKVRIDMLVDADSFEEIDANLTTANPLGFENYMDRIEKDKQKSGLNEAIVTGHATIDGNPLVIAVMDSRFRMASMGSVVGEKILRAVEEADKTNKPFVIFTASGGARMQEGMISLMQMAKTSAAFKRFSNHGGLVITVMTHPTTGGVSASFASLGDYNFAEPGALIGFAGRRVIEQTVREELPEDFQTAEFLLKHGQLDDCISRLDLQKKISFILKIHAKTPEVGGESDAE; encoded by the coding sequence TTGCTAGGAGACTTGTTTACAAAACCAAAAAAGAGAAAATATGCCACAATTCCTTCTGATGGGACGAAAGCAGATGTTCCAGAAGGTATTATGACAAAATGTCCAGAATGTAAAAAAATAATGTATACCAAAGAATTGCAAAAAAACTTGATGGTATGCAGTTATTGTGGTTTTCACCATCCAGTTGGGGCGAAAGTAAGGATTGATATGCTTGTTGATGCGGATTCTTTTGAAGAAATTGATGCTAATTTAACTACAGCAAATCCACTTGGTTTTGAAAATTATATGGATCGAATTGAGAAAGATAAGCAAAAATCTGGTTTGAATGAAGCGATTGTCACTGGTCATGCGACAATTGATGGAAATCCACTAGTAATTGCTGTGATGGACTCACGCTTTCGAATGGCAAGCATGGGATCTGTCGTAGGTGAGAAAATTCTTCGTGCAGTAGAAGAAGCGGATAAAACAAATAAACCTTTTGTAATTTTCACAGCTTCAGGTGGCGCAAGAATGCAAGAAGGAATGATTTCCCTTATGCAAATGGCGAAAACTTCCGCAGCTTTCAAACGTTTCAGCAACCACGGAGGATTAGTAATCACCGTGATGACGCACCCAACAACTGGTGGAGTTTCTGCTAGTTTTGCTTCTCTGGGCGACTATAATTTTGCTGAACCAGGAGCACTTATTGGTTTTGCTGGACGTCGAGTGATTGAACAAACAGTGCGAGAAGAACTACCTGAGGACTTCCAAACAGCAGAATTCTTGCTTAAACATGGGCAACTAGATGATTGTATTTCGCGACTTGATTTGCAAAAAAAAATAAGCTTTATTTTAAAAATCCACGCGAAAACACCTGAAGTAGGAGGTGAATCTGATGCCGAGTGA